A single genomic interval of Bradyrhizobium sp. AZCC 1693 harbors:
- a CDS encoding methyl-accepting chemotaxis protein translates to MLGFAVVLAISAASMGFAYLGFENVSAGVDSYRHSVQEADLSRDIDRELISYRSLARYFVVTGKEEDGKAALAAEASLKDAITASMKGTTNPTRLEQIVKLEREFRIFTKIFADILKVKDESARIAQNQLTRSGQSLYYKLDDLPSDADESELQAVTFSAKKVADELQAVVGLANTFVINSDKTVASSALARLKFLGSSIKAIPANNDKLREGVQEISALLEQYQKSLAKLVDNAKEIDELILEMTESAAAINKGSAAMKSDLLADQKRLEAESDATIGETERLILMLAAGGFVLGGLLALLLGKGISRPMTAMCSAMRELAAGNFEVVLPGLGRKDELGEMASAVEEFKVQAIARAERDAATQEAQNKAASAARRAELIRFADEFEAAVGAIVANVSSSAVQLEAAAGTLTRTAETTQSLSSQVAGASEEASTNMQSVASATEELSASVDEIGRRVKESSQIAEAAVRQAEQTDGRIGKLSRAAQEIGDVVKLITAIAEQTNLLALNATIEAARAGDAGRGFAVVASEVKSLASQTAKATDEISNHISGMQGATQESVAAIKEIGGTIGKISDIAATIASAVEQQSSATQEIARSVQNVAQGTQEAAANVMHVNRGATETGSASEEVLNSARTLSSESSRLREELDRFMANIRAA, encoded by the coding sequence ATGCTTGGCTTTGCCGTCGTGCTGGCAATTTCGGCCGCCAGCATGGGTTTTGCCTATCTCGGCTTCGAAAATGTTTCGGCCGGCGTGGACTCCTACCGGCACAGCGTGCAGGAGGCGGATCTGTCTCGCGACATCGATCGCGAGCTGATCTCCTATCGCTCGCTCGCCCGCTATTTCGTGGTCACCGGAAAGGAAGAGGACGGCAAGGCGGCGCTGGCGGCCGAAGCCAGCCTGAAGGACGCGATCACGGCCTCGATGAAGGGGACCACCAACCCGACACGGCTCGAGCAGATCGTCAAACTGGAGCGGGAATTCCGTATCTTCACCAAGATTTTCGCCGATATCCTCAAGGTCAAGGACGAGAGCGCGCGGATCGCGCAAAATCAGCTCACGCGCAGCGGCCAGTCGCTCTATTACAAGCTCGATGATCTTCCCAGCGACGCCGATGAATCCGAGCTTCAGGCGGTCACCTTCAGCGCGAAAAAAGTGGCCGATGAGCTTCAGGCCGTGGTCGGACTAGCCAATACGTTCGTCATCAACTCGGACAAAACGGTCGCATCCAGCGCACTCGCGCGCCTGAAATTCCTCGGCAGTTCGATAAAGGCGATCCCGGCGAACAATGACAAGCTTCGTGAGGGGGTCCAGGAGATCTCGGCTCTCCTGGAACAATACCAGAAGTCGCTCGCCAAGCTGGTCGATAATGCCAAGGAGATCGACGAGCTTATTCTGGAAATGACGGAGTCGGCCGCCGCCATCAACAAGGGCTCGGCGGCGATGAAGTCGGACCTGCTGGCCGACCAGAAGCGGCTCGAAGCCGAGTCGGACGCGACCATCGGCGAGACCGAGCGGCTGATCCTGATGCTGGCCGCCGGCGGTTTCGTGCTCGGCGGTTTGCTGGCGCTGCTGCTCGGCAAGGGCATATCCCGGCCGATGACGGCGATGTGCAGTGCGATGCGCGAACTCGCCGCCGGCAATTTCGAAGTTGTTCTGCCGGGCCTTGGCCGCAAGGACGAACTCGGCGAGATGGCGAGCGCGGTCGAAGAGTTCAAGGTGCAGGCCATCGCCCGCGCCGAGCGCGACGCCGCTACCCAGGAAGCGCAAAACAAGGCTGCGAGCGCCGCGCGCCGCGCCGAACTCATTCGCTTCGCCGACGAATTCGAAGCAGCGGTTGGCGCCATTGTCGCTAACGTTTCATCTTCCGCCGTGCAGCTCGAAGCCGCGGCGGGCACACTGACGCGGACCGCGGAAACCACCCAGAGCCTGTCGAGCCAGGTCGCCGGCGCCTCGGAAGAAGCCTCCACCAATATGCAGTCGGTGGCATCAGCGACCGAGGAATTGTCGGCGTCCGTCGACGAGATCGGGCGCCGCGTCAAGGAAAGCAGCCAGATCGCGGAAGCCGCCGTGCGCCAGGCCGAACAGACCGACGGGCGGATCGGCAAGCTGTCGCGCGCCGCGCAGGAGATCGGCGACGTCGTCAAGCTGATCACGGCGATTGCCGAGCAGACCAATCTGCTGGCGTTGAACGCCACCATCGAGGCGGCGCGTGCCGGCGATGCCGGCCGCGGCTTTGCGGTGGTTGCGTCCGAGGTCAAGTCGCTGGCCAGCCAGACTGCGAAAGCGACCGACGAAATTTCCAATCACATCTCGGGCATGCAGGGCGCGACGCAGGAATCGGTCGCTGCGATCAAGGAGATCGGCGGCACCATCGGAAAAATCTCCGACATCGCCGCGACGATCGCCAGCGCCGTCGAGCAGCAAAGCTCGGCGACGCAGGAAATCGCGCGCAGCGTCCAGAACGTCGCGCAAGGTACGCAGGAGGCCGCCGCCAACGTCATGCACGTCAATCGCGGCGCAACCGAAACCGGCTCGGCTTCCGAGGAGGTGCTGAATTCGGCGCGCACGCTGTCGAGTGAAAGCAGTCGCCTGCGCGAAGAGCTCGACCGCTTCATGGCGAATATCAGGGCGGCGTGA
- a CDS encoding (2Fe-2S)-binding protein, whose protein sequence is MSTVKLTVNGKAVSAEVEDRTLLVHLLRENLNLTGTHVGCDTSQCGACVVHIDGRAVKSCTVLAGQAAGSSVTTIEGIAKGDELHPMQAAFRDNHGLQCGYCTPGMIMSAIDIVHRHSGQLDEETVRHELEGNICRCTGYHNIVKSVLDAAGRMKVAQAAE, encoded by the coding sequence GTGTCTACAGTCAAACTGACGGTGAACGGCAAAGCCGTCTCGGCCGAGGTCGAGGACCGGACGCTTCTCGTCCATCTTCTGCGCGAAAATCTGAACCTGACCGGCACCCATGTCGGCTGCGACACCAGCCAGTGCGGCGCCTGCGTCGTCCATATCGATGGCCGGGCGGTAAAATCCTGCACCGTGCTGGCGGGCCAGGCCGCCGGCTCCAGCGTCACCACCATCGAAGGCATCGCGAAAGGCGACGAACTGCACCCGATGCAGGCGGCGTTCCGCGATAATCACGGCCTGCAGTGCGGTTACTGCACCCCGGGCATGATCATGTCGGCGATCGATATTGTGCACCGCCACAGCGGCCAGCTCGACGAGGAAACCGTCCGGCACGAGCTGGAAGGCAACATCTGCCGCTGCACCGGCTACCACAACATCGTCAAATCGGTGCTCGACGCAGCCGGCCGGATGAAGGTCGCGCAGGCGGCTGAATAG
- a CDS encoding xanthine dehydrogenase family protein molybdopterin-binding subunit — MGVEGIGASVVRKEDRRFITGKGRYVDDIKLVGMTYAHFVRSPHAHAKIKSIDTSAAMKMPGVVGVLTGQQIVDDKIGNLICGWAITSKDGTGMKMGAWPAMAPETVRFVGQAVAVVIAETKNQARDAAEAVVVNYEELPAAADISAAIKAGAPQLHPEAPGNVIYDWTIGDEAATEAAFKSAANVVSLDITNNRLVPNAMEPRAAIAEYNEPEEHFTLYTTSQNPHVARLVLSAFYNIAQEHKLRVVAPDVGGGFGSKIFIYPEEMVALWASKKVGRPVKWTGDRTEAFLTDAHGRDHLTKAEMAFDKDNKVTGLRVKTYANLGAYMSLFSSSVPTYLYATLLSGQYNIPNIFAEVISVYTNTVPVDAYRGAGRPEASFVVERLMETAARQLKVDPAELRRKNFITQFPHQTPVIMAYDIGDFNASLDAAMKAIDYAGFPVRKATAKSEGKLRGIGISCYIEACGIAPSKAVGSLGAGVGLWESAEVRVNPVGTIEVLTGSHSHGQGHETTFCQLIADRLGIPISQVQIVHGDTDKVQFGMGTYGSRSAAVGLTAILKAMEKVEAKAKKIAAHQLEASENDIVIENGEFKVTGTDKSIALPMVALAAYTAHNLPDGMEPGLKEGAFYDPTNFTFPAGAYICEMEVDSATGKSSFVNFVAADDFGRLINPMIVEGQVHGGLAQGIGQALLEGVVYDSSGQLVTASFMDYTMPRADDLPSFKLSHTTTLCPGNPLGVKGCGEAGAIGASAAVINAITDAIGNNKLEMPATPDRVWHAIHG, encoded by the coding sequence ATGGGCGTTGAAGGCATTGGCGCAAGCGTCGTGCGCAAGGAAGACCGCCGTTTCATTACCGGCAAGGGACGTTACGTCGACGACATCAAGCTGGTGGGCATGACCTACGCGCATTTCGTTCGCAGCCCGCACGCGCATGCCAAAATCAAGAGCATCGATACATCCGCGGCGATGAAGATGCCGGGCGTGGTCGGCGTGCTGACCGGCCAGCAGATCGTCGATGACAAGATCGGCAACCTTATCTGCGGCTGGGCCATCACCTCCAAGGACGGCACCGGCATGAAGATGGGCGCATGGCCGGCGATGGCGCCGGAAACCGTGCGTTTCGTCGGGCAAGCGGTCGCGGTGGTGATCGCGGAAACCAAGAACCAGGCGCGGGACGCCGCCGAGGCCGTGGTCGTCAACTACGAGGAATTGCCGGCCGCCGCCGACATCAGCGCCGCGATCAAGGCGGGCGCGCCGCAACTGCACCCGGAAGCCCCGGGCAACGTGATCTACGACTGGACCATCGGCGATGAAGCCGCAACCGAAGCGGCTTTCAAGTCGGCAGCCAATGTCGTGTCGCTCGACATCACCAACAACCGGCTGGTGCCGAACGCGATGGAGCCGCGCGCGGCGATCGCAGAGTATAACGAGCCCGAAGAGCACTTTACGCTCTACACGACCTCGCAGAATCCGCATGTCGCCCGCCTCGTGCTGTCGGCGTTCTACAACATCGCGCAGGAGCACAAGCTGCGCGTCGTGGCGCCCGACGTCGGCGGCGGTTTCGGCTCGAAAATCTTCATCTACCCCGAAGAGATGGTGGCGCTGTGGGCCTCCAAGAAGGTCGGCCGTCCGGTGAAGTGGACCGGCGATCGCACCGAGGCCTTTCTCACCGACGCCCATGGCCGCGATCACCTCACCAAGGCGGAGATGGCGTTCGACAAGGACAACAAGGTCACGGGCTTGCGCGTCAAGACCTACGCCAACCTCGGCGCCTACATGTCGCTGTTCTCCTCCTCGGTGCCGACCTATCTCTACGCGACGCTGCTGTCGGGCCAGTACAACATCCCCAACATCTTCGCCGAAGTGATCAGCGTCTACACCAACACCGTGCCGGTCGATGCCTATCGCGGCGCGGGCCGCCCCGAAGCAAGCTTTGTGGTGGAACGGCTGATGGAGACCGCGGCGCGGCAGTTGAAGGTCGATCCGGCCGAACTGCGCCGCAAGAATTTTATCACGCAGTTCCCGCATCAGACGCCCGTCATCATGGCCTATGACATCGGCGACTTTAATGCCTCGCTCGATGCGGCGATGAAGGCGATCGATTACGCGGGCTTTCCGGTTCGCAAGGCGACGGCTAAATCCGAGGGCAAGCTGCGCGGCATCGGCATCTCCTGCTATATCGAGGCCTGCGGCATCGCGCCGTCAAAAGCCGTCGGCAGTCTCGGCGCCGGCGTGGGTCTATGGGAATCCGCCGAAGTCCGCGTCAACCCGGTCGGCACCATCGAAGTCCTGACGGGATCGCACAGCCACGGCCAGGGCCATGAGACGACCTTCTGCCAGCTCATTGCCGATCGCCTCGGCATTCCCATCAGCCAGGTGCAGATCGTGCATGGCGACACCGACAAGGTGCAGTTCGGCATGGGCACCTACGGTTCGCGCTCGGCGGCCGTTGGTCTCACCGCGATTCTGAAGGCGATGGAAAAGGTCGAGGCCAAGGCCAAGAAGATCGCGGCCCATCAGCTCGAGGCATCCGAGAACGACATCGTCATCGAGAACGGCGAGTTCAAGGTTACCGGCACCGACAAGTCGATCGCGCTGCCGATGGTCGCACTCGCCGCCTACACCGCGCATAATCTGCCTGACGGCATGGAGCCGGGTCTGAAGGAGGGCGCGTTCTACGACCCGACCAACTTCACCTTCCCGGCCGGCGCCTACATCTGCGAAATGGAAGTAGATAGCGCTACCGGCAAGAGCTCCTTTGTCAACTTCGTGGCGGCTGATGATTTCGGGCGACTGATCAATCCGATGATCGTCGAAGGCCAGGTCCATGGCGGCCTTGCCCAGGGCATCGGCCAGGCGTTGCTCGAAGGCGTGGTGTATGACTCATCGGGTCAGCTCGTGACGGCGTCTTTCATGGATTACACCATGCCGCGCGCCGACGACCTGCCGTCGTTCAAGCTGTCGCACACCACGACGCTGTGTCCGGGCAATCCGCTCGGCGTCAAGGGCTGCGGCGAAGCCGGCGCGATCGGCGCGTCGGCCGCCGTAATCAACGCCATCACGGATGCGATCGGCAACAACAAACTCGAAATGCCCGCGACGCCCGATCGCGTCTGGCATGCGATCCACGGCTGA
- a CDS encoding FAD binding domain-containing protein encodes MYQTTYHRPSSIDEAAALFAKGSDSKYLAGGHTLIPVMKQRLASPSDVIDLGKIKELVGIEASGDTLTVKAATTHCDVAQNAAAKKAIPALAYLASLIGDPAVRHRGTIGGSIANNDPAADYPAALLALDATVTTNKRSIKADDFFKGLFSTALEDGEIITAVTFPIAAKAGYSKFLHPASRFALTGVFVAKTSAGDVRVAATGASQDGVMRVPAIEAALKANWSAGALDGVTISADGLMSDIHGTSDYRANLIKVMAQRAVTAAG; translated from the coding sequence ATGTACCAGACAACCTATCACCGTCCCTCCTCGATCGATGAAGCCGCGGCATTGTTCGCCAAGGGTTCAGACTCGAAATACCTGGCCGGCGGTCACACGCTGATCCCTGTCATGAAACAGCGCTTGGCCTCGCCTTCCGACGTAATCGATCTCGGCAAGATCAAGGAGCTTGTCGGCATCGAAGCATCCGGCGACACGCTGACGGTCAAGGCGGCCACGACGCATTGCGACGTCGCCCAGAACGCAGCGGCAAAGAAGGCAATCCCCGCACTGGCCTATCTCGCTTCACTGATCGGAGATCCCGCCGTGCGCCATCGCGGCACCATCGGCGGCTCGATCGCCAACAACGATCCGGCGGCGGATTATCCCGCCGCCCTGCTCGCGCTTGATGCGACCGTGACGACCAACAAGCGCAGCATCAAGGCCGATGACTTCTTCAAGGGCCTGTTCTCAACGGCGCTGGAAGACGGCGAGATCATCACCGCGGTGACGTTCCCGATTGCGGCCAAGGCGGGGTATTCCAAATTTCTCCACCCGGCGTCGCGCTTCGCATTGACCGGCGTGTTCGTGGCCAAGACCTCCGCCGGCGATGTCCGCGTCGCCGCCACCGGCGCCTCGCAAGACGGCGTCATGCGGGTGCCGGCGATCGAGGCGGCCTTGAAGGCGAACTGGTCGGCAGGTGCGCTCGACGGCGTCACGATTTCCGCCGACGGCTTGATGAGCGACATCCACGGCACGTCGGACTATCGTGCCAACCTCATCAAGGTGATGGCGCAGCGCGCAGTGACCGCCGCGGGCTAA
- a CDS encoding CaiB/BaiF CoA transferase family protein, with product MLDKPATQSATRTSGPLAGFRIVEFAGIGPGPFACMMLADMGAEVVTLDRVGAKKNLKSVAGRGRKVVELDLKDKAAVAQVLDLLAGADALIEGFRPGVMERLGLGPDVVMARNPRLVFGRMTGWGQEGPLAQAAGHDINYISVTGALAAIGTKEKPVPPLNLVGDFGGGALYLVVGVLAALLEASKSGKGQVVDAAMCDGAASLMSMFFDMTAIGRWVEGREQNFLDGGAHFYGIYECSCGNFISIGSIEPQFYALLRQHAGLTDADFDAQMDRKAWPALKEKLTKVFKSKSREDWCRIMEGTDICFAPILTMAEAPKHPHMAARKVFVERHGVTQPAPAPRFSRTPSSIRDAEKADIGELTNAWKAGR from the coding sequence GTGCTCGACAAACCAGCCACCCAATCCGCCACCCGCACCTCCGGCCCGCTCGCCGGCTTCCGCATCGTCGAATTCGCCGGCATCGGCCCGGGCCCGTTCGCCTGCATGATGCTGGCCGACATGGGCGCGGAAGTCGTGACACTCGATCGCGTCGGCGCGAAGAAGAACCTGAAATCGGTGGCGGGGCGCGGCCGGAAAGTTGTCGAGCTCGATTTGAAGGACAAGGCCGCGGTCGCGCAGGTGCTCGACCTGCTCGCTGGCGCCGATGCGCTGATCGAAGGCTTTCGCCCCGGCGTGATGGAGCGGCTTGGCCTCGGGCCCGATGTGGTGATGGCCCGCAACCCGCGGCTGGTGTTCGGCCGCATGACCGGCTGGGGCCAGGAGGGCCCGCTGGCGCAAGCGGCCGGCCATGACATCAACTACATCTCGGTCACCGGCGCGCTTGCCGCGATCGGCACGAAGGAGAAGCCGGTGCCGCCGCTCAACCTGGTCGGCGATTTCGGCGGCGGCGCGCTCTATCTCGTGGTCGGCGTGCTCGCCGCGCTTTTGGAAGCGTCAAAATCCGGCAAGGGCCAGGTGGTCGACGCCGCGATGTGCGATGGCGCGGCGTCGCTGATGTCGATGTTCTTCGACATGACCGCGATCGGCCGCTGGGTCGAAGGACGCGAACAGAATTTCCTCGATGGCGGCGCGCATTTCTACGGCATCTATGAATGTTCCTGCGGCAATTTCATTTCGATCGGCTCGATCGAACCGCAGTTCTATGCGCTGCTGCGCCAGCATGCCGGCCTGACCGACGCCGACTTCGACGCGCAGATGGACCGCAAGGCATGGCCCGCGCTGAAGGAGAAACTCACAAAGGTGTTCAAGAGCAAGTCCCGCGAGGACTGGTGCAGGATCATGGAGGGCACCGACATCTGCTTCGCGCCGATCCTGACCATGGCGGAAGCGCCAAAACACCCGCACATGGCCGCGCGCAAGGTGTTCGTCGAGCGTCACGGCGTGACGCAGCCGGCGCCCGCGCCGCGCTTTTCGCGCACGCCGTCATCGATCAGGGATGCGGAGAAGGCGGATATCGGTGAACTGACAAACGCGTGGAAGGCGGGACGGTAA
- the hppD gene encoding 4-hydroxyphenylpyruvate dioxygenase: MGPFPHDAPAATISADNPMGTDGFEFVEYAHPKPAELHALLKLMSYAPVARHKTKKITVYRQGDINYLVNEEAGTHGHGFVAAHGPCAPSMAFRVVDAKQAYERALSLGAEPADISSAQKTLDVPAIKGIGGSLLYFVDRYGAKGSAYDLEFEWLGAKDPRPAGAGLYYVDHLTHNVHRGRMDVWTGFYEKLFNFRQIRFFDIEGRASGLFSRALTSPDGKIRIPINEDAGDSGQIEEYLNIYRGEGIQHIACGARDIYRTVEALREAGLPFMPSPPDTYFEKIDARLPQHGEDVARLQRDGILIDGEGVVDGGHTKVLLQIFSANAIGPIFFEFIQRKGDDGFGEGNFKALFESIEEDQIRRGVLKVGNAA, encoded by the coding sequence ATGGGTCCGTTTCCGCACGATGCGCCAGCCGCCACCATCAGCGCCGATAATCCGATGGGCACGGACGGCTTTGAGTTCGTCGAGTATGCGCACCCGAAGCCTGCAGAACTGCACGCGCTGCTCAAGCTGATGAGCTATGCGCCGGTCGCTCGCCACAAGACAAAGAAGATCACGGTCTATCGCCAGGGCGACATCAATTATCTCGTCAACGAGGAGGCTGGTACCCACGGCCATGGCTTCGTCGCCGCGCACGGGCCCTGCGCGCCATCGATGGCGTTTCGCGTGGTCGATGCGAAGCAGGCCTATGAGCGGGCGCTCTCGCTGGGTGCGGAGCCCGCCGATATTTCTTCCGCGCAGAAGACGCTCGATGTGCCCGCGATCAAGGGCATCGGCGGTAGCCTGCTCTATTTCGTCGACCGCTATGGCGCCAAGGGCTCGGCCTATGACCTCGAGTTCGAATGGCTGGGCGCCAAGGACCCACGTCCTGCCGGCGCGGGGCTGTATTACGTCGATCACCTCACCCACAACGTCCATCGCGGCCGCATGGATGTATGGACCGGCTTCTACGAAAAGCTCTTCAACTTCCGCCAGATCCGCTTCTTCGACATCGAGGGCCGCGCATCCGGCCTGTTCTCCCGTGCCTTGACGAGTCCGGACGGCAAGATCCGGATTCCGATCAACGAGGATGCCGGCGATTCCGGACAGATCGAGGAATATCTCAACATCTATCGCGGTGAGGGCATCCAACACATCGCCTGTGGCGCGCGGGATATCTACCGCACCGTCGAGGCGTTGCGCGAGGCGGGATTGCCGTTCATGCCGTCGCCGCCCGATACTTATTTCGAGAAGATCGATGCGCGCCTGCCGCAGCATGGCGAGGACGTCGCGCGGCTGCAGCGCGACGGCATTCTCATTGACGGTGAGGGCGTGGTCGACGGCGGCCACACCAAGGTGCTGCTGCAGATCTTTTCGGCGAACGCGATCGGGCCGATTTTCTTCGAATTCATCCAGCGCAAGGGCGATGATGGATTCGGCGAGGGTAATTTCAAGGCGCTGTTCGAGTCGATCGAGGAGGATCAGATTCGCCGCGGTGTGTTGAAGGTGGGGAACGCGGCCTGA
- a CDS encoding Lrp/AsnC family transcriptional regulator encodes MISVDTFDLKILAALQDDGRLTNQQLADLVGLSASQCSRRRMRLEEEKVIAGYHADLAGEALGFNLIAFVHITLATHSPDNAKKFRELVNRVDDIQEAYSLTGDADYVLKVLLRDLKDLSGLVNDVLMPHQSVAHVRSSIVLDRLKESARLPLKS; translated from the coding sequence ATGATCTCCGTAGACACATTCGATCTCAAAATACTGGCCGCGCTGCAGGACGACGGCCGGCTGACCAACCAGCAGCTCGCCGATCTCGTCGGCCTGTCGGCCTCGCAATGCTCGCGGCGGCGGATGCGGCTGGAGGAGGAAAAGGTGATCGCGGGCTACCACGCCGACCTCGCCGGCGAAGCCCTCGGCTTCAACCTGATCGCCTTCGTCCACATCACGCTGGCGACGCATTCGCCCGACAACGCCAAGAAATTCCGTGAACTGGTCAACCGCGTCGACGACATCCAGGAGGCCTATTCGCTCACCGGCGACGCCGACTACGTGCTGAAGGTTCTGCTGCGCGACCTCAAGGACCTCTCCGGGCTCGTCAACGACGTGCTGATGCCGCACCAGAGCGTCGCGCATGTGCGCTCATCGATCGTGCTGGACCGGCTGAAAGAGAGCGCGAGGTTGCCGTTGAAGTCCTGA
- a CDS encoding DUF1272 domain-containing protein → MALQLRPNCEYCDKDLPPNAVDARICSYECTFCADCVDNKLHNVCPNCGGGFERRPIRPATERRPGVCAAKHPPSDKRVHLKYSVEEVAAHSAKIGHIRPEER, encoded by the coding sequence ATGGCGCTGCAACTCCGGCCGAACTGCGAATATTGCGACAAGGACCTGCCGCCGAACGCTGTGGACGCGCGGATCTGCTCCTACGAATGCACGTTCTGCGCGGATTGCGTGGACAACAAGCTGCACAATGTCTGCCCGAACTGCGGCGGCGGTTTTGAGCGCCGGCCGATCCGGCCCGCGACCGAGCGGCGGCCCGGGGTATGCGCGGCGAAGCACCCGCCGTCAGACAAACGGGTGCACTTGAAGTACAGCGTTGAGGAAGTCGCGGCCCATTCGGCGAAGATCGGGCATATTCGACCCGAAGAGCGGTAG
- a CDS encoding metallophosphoesterase family protein: MAKQQSRNDFKRILKKGKNGVSSGHSRDSKSRVAWLHISDWHQGLPDLDRSVLLQGMLEDIRARSSFDPELSDIDLVVFSGDVAFSGSASEYAAAKTSLIDPIRSLIGERATFVFSPGNHDLERDKISEIPLDWEKLLSSKAPERQRQLGDLLYDRKKSPMMLSPFQSFYHFSKDNGWSYPDGDLVHSLILDRGSNKLGIATINTAVCCGRHAIRAKGEAADHPYWDYGTLAITERQLRDAMARLRHADFKILVMHHPLSWVHEDEQAILEQLISSNFDLVLYGHEHLPRFSSVSGNFGDIKFIPAGSAYAGRTPANPRYTNAFNFGLLNCATGEGAIHHRRWMEERDCWTTDNRYWPDGVARFLIQKKILPQNSKYLFHALRRFKPFHSKRAGTKAEITLKHRPISLPEGNFIEATVRYKIELYPGPEELFEFRTITNKRVENHPSKNIRDRAFSVIKMSPKPKAQKRDKVLNNRIAGAAQISSKTTVVEYQYQMLEMDNGVWYFALGRFIDHVKIFIEKAGGFEYEFQPVGGFPDLQPGPDGLLSFETVESDGGHLPGQGYMVQWYPSVRKAR, translated from the coding sequence GTGGCTAAGCAACAGTCTCGAAATGATTTCAAGCGAATATTAAAAAAAGGTAAAAACGGCGTTTCAAGCGGCCATTCGCGAGACTCCAAGAGCCGCGTTGCCTGGCTGCACATTTCCGATTGGCATCAAGGCCTCCCCGATCTCGACCGAAGCGTTCTGCTGCAAGGAATGCTGGAAGACATTCGCGCCAGAAGTAGCTTTGATCCCGAACTGTCGGACATCGATCTCGTTGTCTTCAGTGGCGATGTCGCATTCTCAGGAAGCGCATCTGAGTATGCGGCCGCAAAGACTAGCCTCATTGATCCAATACGTAGCCTTATTGGCGAGCGAGCTACATTCGTGTTCTCGCCGGGAAACCACGACCTAGAGCGAGACAAGATCTCCGAAATCCCGCTCGACTGGGAAAAGCTGTTGTCCTCGAAGGCGCCCGAGCGCCAACGGCAGCTTGGCGACTTGCTGTACGATCGCAAGAAGTCTCCCATGATGCTCTCGCCTTTCCAGAGCTTCTATCATTTCTCAAAGGACAACGGCTGGTCGTATCCGGATGGGGATCTCGTTCATTCGCTCATTCTGGATCGCGGGTCCAACAAGCTCGGCATCGCAACGATCAATACGGCTGTTTGCTGCGGTCGGCACGCGATACGCGCAAAGGGTGAAGCCGCCGATCATCCATACTGGGACTATGGTACACTCGCGATCACTGAACGACAGCTTCGTGATGCCATGGCGCGGCTGCGTCACGCCGATTTCAAGATTCTTGTTATGCACCATCCGTTGAGCTGGGTGCATGAAGATGAGCAGGCCATCCTAGAGCAACTGATCTCATCGAATTTCGACCTGGTCCTGTACGGGCATGAGCACTTGCCGCGATTCAGTTCAGTCTCTGGAAATTTCGGCGACATCAAGTTTATTCCCGCCGGGTCGGCGTATGCAGGCAGGACGCCAGCCAATCCGCGCTATACAAATGCGTTCAACTTCGGTCTGCTGAACTGCGCGACGGGCGAAGGTGCCATTCACCATCGGAGATGGATGGAAGAACGTGACTGCTGGACAACGGATAACAGGTACTGGCCCGACGGAGTCGCCCGCTTCCTGATTCAAAAGAAAATCCTGCCGCAGAATTCAAAGTATCTTTTCCACGCCCTGCGCCGGTTCAAGCCTTTCCATTCCAAGCGCGCTGGGACAAAAGCGGAAATAACGCTCAAACATCGGCCGATAAGCCTGCCAGAGGGCAACTTCATCGAAGCCACGGTTCGCTATAAGATCGAGTTGTATCCCGGGCCCGAGGAACTCTTCGAGTTTAGAACCATCACAAACAAGCGCGTCGAAAATCATCCTTCGAAGAATATTCGAGATCGTGCATTCTCGGTCATCAAAATGTCGCCGAAGCCGAAGGCGCAGAAGCGCGACAAGGTGCTAAACAACCGGATCGCTGGAGCCGCTCAGATCTCGTCAAAAACGACCGTTGTCGAATATCAGTATCAGATGTTGGAGATGGACAATGGCGTCTGGTACTTCGCGCTGGGGCGCTTCATAGACCATGTCAAGATCTTCATTGAGAAGGCGGGAGGCTTCGAATATGAGTTTCAGCCGGTCGGCGGCTTTCCCGACCTGCAGCCTGGTCCCGATGGGCTGCTGAGCTTCGAGACAGTCGAAAGCGACGGCGGCCATTTGCCTGGTCAGGGCTATATGGTGCAGTGGTATCCGTCGGTCCGAAAGGCCAGGTAG